From a single Pirellulaceae bacterium genomic region:
- a CDS encoding ABC transporter ATP-binding protein, which produces MIQIEDLQFDYASGQQAEDAFRLSIPHLTIQAGERVALIGPSGAGKSTLLHLIAGAVQPSRGTIRVASTCVSSLGDAQRRHFRVTQIGFVFQDFQLLEHLSVRENILLPYLIHRGIRADAQVHQRLEQLAADAGLGAKLARSPGRLSHGERQRVAVCRALIAQPSILLADEPTGSLDPQTAAHVLELLLNQVRSRSTTLLLVTHDRSWLGRFDRVIDIAAITCPSAAAEAR; this is translated from the coding sequence ATGATTCAAATTGAAGACTTGCAGTTCGACTACGCCTCTGGCCAGCAGGCTGAGGACGCTTTTCGACTGTCGATTCCACACTTGACGATTCAGGCCGGAGAACGAGTAGCACTGATCGGTCCCAGCGGCGCTGGAAAATCGACGCTGCTGCATCTGATCGCCGGCGCCGTGCAACCCAGTCGCGGTACCATTCGAGTCGCCTCGACGTGCGTCAGCTCACTGGGGGATGCTCAGCGCCGTCACTTTCGGGTCACTCAGATTGGTTTCGTGTTCCAGGATTTTCAACTACTGGAACACCTTTCCGTACGCGAGAATATTCTGCTGCCCTATCTGATCCATCGCGGAATCCGCGCCGATGCGCAGGTGCATCAACGACTCGAACAGTTGGCAGCCGATGCAGGACTGGGCGCCAAGTTGGCGCGGAGCCCCGGACGATTGTCACATGGCGAACGACAGCGTGTGGCCGTGTGCCGAGCCTTAATCGCCCAGCCGTCGATTCTGTTGGCCGACGAACCGACGGGCAGCCTGGATCCGCAAACTGCCGCCCACGTTTTGGAATTGCTCCTGAATCAGGTGCGAAGTCGATCGACAACCTTGCTACTTGTCACCCACGATCGCAGTTGGCTGGGTCGCTTTGATCGAGTCATCGACATAGCTGCCATTACCTGCCCGTCGGCTGCTGCGGAGGCTCGGTAG
- a CDS encoding M28 family peptidase has protein sequence MKPEIVAATERAFEFTRRICRKHTSRLTGTTACLDTADEIKSELAQFCNSVHQQDFTTHPDSFLGFIRVSVALYFVALWLYWLNWYGTALLVGLVNMVIVAGQFFLYRELLDGFYPRRQSRNVWGVIEPTGRARQQIVVSAHHDSAHVFTFLEHCPAQYILLVNAGFAISIGLWLASGGTWLAQAFGYDTSATAAAAKWTFAILSVGVLPLWFFYKRQGTPGAGDDLICVASGLEIGRYFAQPQNRLQHTRLIVASWDAEECGLRGARAFIGEHQSLLSALPTSNLNFECFYQLPHLSALTSDLNGFVKLSETLAAECTAIGSELGYDIRSVRFPLLAGGTDAAEFSKAGIAATTLQGMCYADKGNWPAYHTTRDTIENVSWPVTSAVIDISLSLIQRKDRRVG, from the coding sequence TTGAAACCAGAAATTGTCGCAGCCACCGAACGCGCGTTCGAGTTTACTCGGCGAATTTGCCGCAAACATACCTCGCGGTTGACCGGCACCACGGCTTGCTTGGACACCGCCGACGAAATTAAGAGCGAACTTGCTCAATTTTGCAATTCCGTGCATCAGCAGGATTTCACTACGCACCCCGACAGTTTTCTAGGGTTTATCCGTGTCAGCGTTGCATTGTACTTTGTAGCGCTGTGGTTGTACTGGCTGAACTGGTACGGCACGGCACTGCTGGTAGGCTTGGTGAATATGGTGATCGTGGCTGGGCAGTTTTTTCTGTATCGTGAGCTGCTGGACGGGTTTTATCCTCGTCGCCAGAGCCGCAATGTGTGGGGCGTGATCGAACCGACGGGGAGGGCGCGCCAGCAGATTGTTGTGTCGGCCCACCACGATAGCGCCCACGTGTTCACCTTTTTGGAGCATTGTCCAGCGCAGTATATCTTGCTAGTCAACGCGGGCTTTGCGATTTCGATCGGCCTGTGGTTGGCCTCTGGAGGCACTTGGTTGGCTCAGGCATTCGGCTACGATACCTCAGCAACTGCCGCGGCCGCCAAATGGACTTTCGCAATACTGTCCGTTGGCGTGTTGCCACTGTGGTTCTTTTACAAGCGGCAAGGTACGCCCGGCGCTGGGGACGATTTGATTTGTGTGGCCAGCGGATTGGAGATCGGTCGTTACTTTGCCCAGCCACAGAATCGGTTGCAGCACACGCGGTTGATCGTGGCCAGTTGGGATGCCGAAGAATGCGGACTGCGCGGTGCCCGCGCCTTTATTGGCGAACATCAAAGCCTGTTATCGGCGCTGCCCACCAGCAATCTGAATTTTGAATGCTTTTACCAATTACCTCATCTATCGGCGCTGACCAGCGACTTGAATGGCTTCGTCAAACTATCGGAAACTTTAGCTGCTGAATGTACAGCCATCGGTAGTGAACTGGGATACGATATCCGCAGCGTTAGATTCCCACTGCTGGCCGGCGGAACGGATGCGGCCGAATTCAGCAAGGCTGGTATCGCAGCTACGACGCTGCAAGGCATGTGCTACGCCGATAAAGGCAATTGGCCAGCCTACCACACCACGCGCGATACCATCGAAAATGTTTCCTGGCCAGTCACATCGGCGGTGATCGATATCAGCCTGAGCTTGATTCAGCGCAAAGATCGGCGCGTCGGGTGA
- a CDS encoding putative DNA binding domain-containing protein encodes MVSERQRLDELKALLIQGATESLDLELKEWIDPNTPFGKSKIAKACLALRNNDGGRLVIGFNDEGIQCKTNSPSNTRACYSSDVIQEIVGKYASEPFGITMDYLEIEGVEHPVVCVPGGIKNPAICKSDLHNDEGNALLRDNSLYVRSVKSNHRVSSSEIRRGDWDRLLTICFENREADVARFVRRHLVDIFDPQLLQATATNGQSASILNLLDIGFARYRELCNERQTKLPKKLGYREFAVEVNGVENVQVPSFSLLQKIANNAPRISGWSPWVILLGSRTAEDRPQINQGTFESFIDYLGGEFMGPHLDFWSINPSGKFYHIRAMEDDFIFTRQGYEKIVPGEHLDFLLQISRVAEGIAVAISISQTLGFDPETTQLKFAARWQGLRGRGLCSWADRNRHFGSWGNAVQNEFVHAVRIPLNVAKGDIHEYVRPIIDNLFAIFGGTEVEGRVIQGIVNEALDRR; translated from the coding sequence ATGGTGTCCGAAAGGCAACGGCTGGACGAGTTAAAGGCACTATTGATCCAAGGAGCGACAGAAAGCTTGGACTTGGAGCTTAAAGAGTGGATTGACCCGAACACACCTTTCGGAAAATCGAAAATCGCGAAAGCCTGTCTTGCACTTCGAAACAATGATGGCGGAAGGTTGGTCATTGGATTCAACGACGAGGGAATACAATGCAAGACCAATTCTCCGTCGAATACTCGAGCATGCTATAGCTCTGATGTGATTCAAGAAATCGTTGGTAAATACGCTTCCGAACCCTTTGGGATCACCATGGACTATCTTGAAATTGAGGGCGTTGAGCATCCCGTAGTTTGCGTCCCCGGCGGGATTAAAAACCCTGCAATTTGCAAGTCTGACCTCCACAATGATGAAGGCAACGCACTTCTGCGTGATAATTCACTATATGTTCGGTCGGTAAAATCAAATCACCGCGTAAGCTCTTCTGAAATCCGTAGAGGAGACTGGGACCGTTTACTTACAATTTGTTTCGAGAATCGCGAAGCAGACGTTGCAAGATTCGTTCGGCGTCATCTCGTCGATATTTTCGATCCCCAATTGCTTCAGGCGACTGCCACGAACGGACAAAGCGCCTCCATTCTCAATTTGTTGGATATTGGCTTTGCGCGGTATCGTGAGCTTTGCAATGAACGACAAACTAAATTGCCTAAGAAGTTGGGTTACCGTGAATTTGCTGTCGAGGTTAACGGTGTAGAGAATGTTCAGGTCCCCAGTTTTTCGCTCCTTCAAAAAATCGCAAACAATGCTCCACGAATTTCTGGTTGGAGTCCCTGGGTAATCCTACTTGGCTCAAGAACTGCGGAAGACCGTCCACAGATAAATCAAGGCACATTTGAGTCTTTTATTGACTATCTCGGAGGTGAATTCATGGGACCACACCTCGACTTCTGGTCCATAAATCCCAGCGGCAAATTCTATCATATCCGTGCAATGGAGGATGACTTCATTTTCACACGTCAGGGATACGAGAAAATTGTGCCCGGAGAGCATCTGGATTTCCTGCTGCAAATTAGTCGGGTCGCCGAAGGTATCGCCGTTGCTATTTCTATCTCCCAGACCCTAGGATTTGACCCCGAAACCACTCAGCTTAAATTCGCCGCTAGATGGCAGGGACTTCGTGGAAGAGGGCTTTGTTCTTGGGCAGATCGTAATCGGCATTTTGGTTCTTGGGGAAACGCAGTTCAGAATGAATTTGTTCATGCCGTTAGAATTCCACTAAACGTTGCCAAAGGCGACATACACGAGTATGTGAGGCCAATAATCGACAATCTGTTCGCGATCTTCGGAGGCACGGAAGTCGAAGGACGTGTAATTCAAGGAATTGTCAATGAAGCACTAGATCGGAGATAA